A single Tachypleus tridentatus isolate NWPU-2018 chromosome 9, ASM421037v1, whole genome shotgun sequence DNA region contains:
- the LOC143227128 gene encoding cysteine and glycine-rich protein 3-like: protein MPSKCPRCGELVYFNEFKMANNMQWHDTCYTCAIESCKRQLDPSNMRTHENEIYCKHCYYKLVVTGFRSGVPEI from the exons ATGCCTTCTAAGTGTCCCCGCTGTGGAGAACTCGTTTACTTCAACGAGTTTAAAATGGCAAATAACATGCAGTGGCATGACACGTGCTACACATGTg CAATCGAAAGTTGCAAAAGACAACTTGATCCGTCAAACATGAGGAcacatgaaaatgaaatttattgtaaGCACTGCTACTACAAGCTTGTTGTAACCGGTTTTCGTAGCGGAGTTCCAGAAATTTGA